From the genome of Sulfurovum sp. NBC37-1, one region includes:
- the secY gene encoding preprotein translocase subunit SecY, translating to MGNALTQKILITLGFLFAYRVLAYIPTPGVDLGVIKDFFDSNSGNALGMANMFSGGAVQRLSIISLGIMPYITASIVMELLAATFPALGQMKKERDGMQKYMQIIRYFTIFITVVQAIGVSMGLQSMTGTAGQSAVMIDPMTFTILATFSMLTGTMLLMWIGEQITQKGIGNGISLIIFAGIVSGLPAAISNTIRAVNAGEMNFLLIIAILAVMLLTVFVIIYVELGERRVPISYSRKTIMQNQSKRVMNYIPVKVNLSGVIPPIFASAVLMFPLTVLQASTTKWVTAIADILAPGGIVFNVATFFLVIFFAFFYASIAFNAKDIADNLKRQGGFIPGVRPGEHTKEFLNEVASRLTGSGAIYLAIISTVPFAVISGMGASFYFGGVSVLIIVQVALDTMRKIEAQRTMNQYDTLGNVGL from the coding sequence ATGGGTAACGCTTTAACTCAAAAAATCCTCATTACGTTAGGATTCCTTTTTGCGTACAGAGTTTTAGCCTATATCCCAACTCCAGGTGTTGACCTGGGCGTTATCAAAGATTTCTTTGACAGCAACTCAGGCAACGCTTTGGGGATGGCAAATATGTTCTCTGGCGGCGCCGTTCAGCGTTTAAGTATTATCTCCCTAGGTATTATGCCTTACATTACTGCTTCCATCGTTATGGAACTTCTTGCAGCAACCTTCCCAGCACTTGGCCAAATGAAAAAAGAACGTGACGGTATGCAGAAATATATGCAGATCATCCGTTATTTCACTATTTTTATCACTGTAGTTCAGGCTATCGGTGTATCGATGGGGCTTCAGAGTATGACAGGTACTGCAGGACAGAGTGCAGTAATGATCGATCCTATGACATTTACCATTTTGGCAACTTTCTCCATGTTGACAGGTACAATGCTCCTTATGTGGATCGGTGAGCAGATCACACAGAAAGGTATCGGTAACGGTATCTCACTGATCATCTTCGCAGGTATCGTATCCGGGCTTCCCGCAGCGATCTCCAATACGATTAGAGCAGTGAACGCCGGTGAAATGAACTTCCTGTTGATCATAGCTATTTTGGCGGTAATGCTACTTACGGTATTTGTCATTATCTATGTTGAGCTTGGCGAGAGAAGGGTTCCTATCTCTTATTCAAGAAAGACAATCATGCAGAACCAGTCAAAGAGAGTGATGAACTACATCCCTGTCAAAGTGAACCTTTCAGGTGTTATTCCTCCTATCTTTGCTTCTGCTGTACTAATGTTCCCGCTTACGGTACTTCAGGCGAGTACAACAAAATGGGTCACTGCCATCGCAGATATTTTGGCACCGGGAGGTATTGTCTTTAATGTGGCAACCTTCTTCCTGGTTATCTTCTTTGCCTTTTTCTATGCATCGATCGCATTCAATGCCAAGGATATTGCGGACAATCTCAAGAGACAGGGTGGTTTTATTCCCGGTGTCAGACCGGGTGAGCACACTAAAGAATTCCTGAACGAAGTTGCAAGCAGACTGACGGGATCAGGTGCTATCTATCTTGCGATTATTTCTACTGTTCCTTTTGCGGTCATTTCGGGTATGGGTGCGAGCTTCTACTTTGGTGGGGTTTCCGTACTTATTATCGTTCAGGTCGCACTTGACACGATGAGAAAGATCGAAGCGCAAAGAACCATGAACCAATATGATACATTAGGTAATGTAGGTCTATAA
- the map gene encoding type I methionyl aminopeptidase: MAIALRKPDEIAKLQKAGEIVGKTLQYLQSIIKPGMTLKEIDTLGETFIREHGAIPSFKGLYGFTGSVCTSLNEVCIHGVPDDTVIQEGDILGLDIGTKLDGYFGDAAITMAIGKISAEDEALIECSKGALYHAIKSIKPGMRFKELTKILEDYITEAGFVPLRDYCGHGIGTKPHDEPNIPNYLEGKPNQGPKIKNGMVFCLEPMVCQKSGTPVLLEDQWSVVSEDGLRTSHYEHQVAVVDGKAVILTEAK, from the coding sequence ATGGCGATTGCACTACGAAAACCAGACGAGATCGCTAAGCTTCAAAAAGCTGGCGAGATCGTTGGCAAAACACTCCAATATCTCCAAAGCATTATCAAACCAGGTATGACACTCAAAGAGATCGATACTTTGGGTGAAACCTTTATCCGTGAACACGGTGCGATCCCCTCATTCAAAGGCCTCTACGGTTTTACCGGTTCTGTCTGTACTTCTTTGAATGAAGTATGTATCCATGGTGTACCCGATGATACCGTTATACAGGAAGGAGATATCCTCGGACTTGACATCGGTACGAAACTCGATGGATATTTTGGCGATGCTGCCATCACGATGGCAATAGGCAAAATCTCCGCAGAAGATGAAGCACTTATCGAGTGTTCCAAAGGTGCACTCTACCATGCGATCAAATCGATAAAACCCGGCATGCGTTTTAAAGAGCTGACCAAGATCCTTGAGGATTATATCACCGAAGCGGGCTTTGTACCGTTACGTGATTATTGTGGTCATGGTATCGGGACCAAACCTCATGACGAACCCAATATTCCAAACTATCTAGAGGGTAAACCCAATCAGGGGCCCAAGATTAAGAATGGAATGGTCTTCTGTCTTGAACCCATGGTATGTCAGAAGAGCGGTACACCCGTACTGCTTGAAGACCAGTGGTCAGTCGTGAGCGAAGATGGTCTTCGAACCAGTCACTATGAACATCAGGTAGCGGTGGTTGACGGCAAAGCTGTCATACTGACAGAAGCGAAATAA
- the infA gene encoding translation initiation factor IF-1, producing MAKDDVIEIDGKVVEALPNATFRVELDNGHIVLCHIAGKMRMHYIKILPGDKVKVELTPYSLDKGRITFRYK from the coding sequence ATGGCAAAAGATGACGTAATAGAGATTGACGGGAAAGTGGTTGAAGCATTGCCAAATGCAACCTTCAGAGTAGAGTTGGACAACGGGCATATCGTTCTTTGTCACATTGCTGGCAAAATGAGAATGCACTATATCAAGATCCTTCCAGGAGATAAGGTAAAAGTCGAGCTGACACCTTACAGTCTTGACAAAGGGCGAATCACTTTCAGATACAAATAA
- the rpmJ gene encoding 50S ribosomal protein L36: protein MKVRPSVKKMCDDCKVIKRKGIVRVICKNPKHKQRQG, encoded by the coding sequence ATGAAGGTTAGACCATCAGTAAAGAAGATGTGCGACGATTGTAAAGTGATCAAGCGCAAGGGTATCGTACGCGTGATTTGTAAAAATCCAAAACATAAACAGAGACAAGGATAA
- the rpsM gene encoding 30S ribosomal protein S13: MARIAGVDLPQKKRIEYALTYIYGIGLTTSRKILDRTGIDYNTRVHELTDAQAATIRNDIQENVMVEGDLRKKVTLDIKALMDLGSYRGLRHRRGLPCRGQKTKTNARTRKGKRKTVGAA; this comes from the coding sequence ATGGCACGTATTGCAGGTGTTGATTTACCACAAAAGAAAAGAATAGAGTATGCATTGACATACATCTATGGTATCGGTTTGACAACGTCAAGAAAAATCCTTGACAGAACAGGTATTGACTACAATACAAGAGTGCATGAGCTTACAGATGCTCAGGCGGCAACGATCCGTAATGACATCCAAGAAAATGTTATGGTGGAAGGTGACCTTAGAAAAAAAGTGACACTTGACATCAAAGCACTTATGGATCTTGGATCATACAGAGGTCTCAGACACAGAAGAGGTTTACCTTGTCGTGGTCAGAAAACAAAGACAAATGCGCGTACCAGAAAAGGTAAGCGTAAAACTGTCGGCGCAGCATAA
- the rpsK gene encoding 30S ribosomal protein S11, with product MAKKKAKKSIAKGVVYVAATFNNTVITVTDEMGNVISWSSAGALGFKGSKKSTPFAATEAVADAMAKAKENGIKEVGIKVQGPGSGRDTAVKAIGATEGIRVTFLKDITPLPHNGCRPPKKRRV from the coding sequence ATGGCTAAGAAAAAAGCAAAAAAAAGTATTGCTAAAGGTGTAGTTTATGTAGCTGCAACTTTCAATAACACTGTGATCACAGTGACTGACGAAATGGGAAATGTTATCTCTTGGAGTTCTGCAGGAGCACTTGGTTTCAAGGGTTCAAAGAAATCAACTCCTTTTGCAGCAACTGAAGCGGTTGCGGATGCAATGGCTAAAGCAAAAGAGAACGGTATTAAAGAAGTAGGGATCAAAGTTCAGGGTCCTGGTTCTGGTAGAGATACAGCAGTTAAAGCGATCGGTGCAACAGAAGGAATCCGTGTAACATTCCTTAAAGACATCACTCCGCTTCCACACAATGGTTGTAGACCACCTAAGAAGAGAAGGGTATAA
- the rpsD gene encoding 30S ribosomal protein S4, whose translation MARYRGPVERLERRLGVDLGLKGERRLAGKSALEKRPYAPGQHGQRRTKISEYGLQLQEKQKAKFMYGTSEKQFRALYKEANRKEGNTGSILIQLLEQRLDNVVYRMGFATTRASARQFVNHGHVLVDGKRVDIPSYRVKAGQKIEIREKSKTNSQILRAIELTNQTGMVEWVDVDKEKLFGIFSRVPEREEIAIPVEERLIVELYSK comes from the coding sequence ATGGCAAGATATAGAGGTCCAGTTGAAAGACTTGAAAGAAGACTTGGTGTTGATCTTGGTTTGAAAGGCGAGAGAAGACTCGCTGGCAAATCTGCATTGGAAAAAAGACCATATGCTCCGGGACAACATGGGCAGAGAAGAACGAAGATCAGCGAATATGGTCTTCAGCTTCAGGAAAAGCAAAAAGCAAAGTTCATGTATGGAACAAGCGAAAAGCAGTTTAGAGCACTTTACAAAGAAGCAAACAGAAAAGAAGGGAACACAGGTTCTATCCTTATCCAACTTCTTGAGCAGAGACTTGACAACGTCGTTTACAGAATGGGTTTTGCAACGACAAGAGCGTCTGCAAGACAATTTGTAAACCACGGGCATGTACTTGTTGACGGGAAAAGAGTTGACATCCCATCTTACAGAGTAAAAGCAGGCCAGAAGATCGAGATCAGAGAGAAAAGTAAAACAAACTCTCAGATCCTTAGAGCAATCGAATTGACCAACCAAACAGGTATGGTTGAGTGGGTTGATGTTGATAAAGAGAAACTTTTCGGAATCTTCAGCAGAGTTCCAGAGAGAGAAGAGATAGCAATCCCAGTTGAAGAGCGTCTAATCGTCGAGCTTTATTCTAAATAA
- a CDS encoding DNA-directed RNA polymerase subunit alpha produces the protein MRKIKVAPFMPTEVEVNEISANRAEIVAYPFESGYAVTLAHPLRRLILGSSIGYAPISVKIEGAAHEFDNIRGMHEDVAVFIINLKNIRFKIKDGSDRVELKYSFSGYKEVTAQDLNNDQIEVVNGDLPLATLNEDAELNFTMVIAKGIGYVPSEDLRDEVAPDSIALDAFFTPVRKANYKIEPVLVEDNPNFEKITFDIETDAQIGPVEAFTNALEVMNKQLSVFNGVLDVDISTTLPKRTNDDNELKPFLAAVDALGLSARSFNSLDRAGIKFLGELVLMSENEIKNIKNLGKKSLDETNECLVEHGFGPEFELKENTRANLVKKLEQLKA, from the coding sequence ATGAGAAAAATTAAAGTTGCACCATTTATGCCAACAGAGGTAGAAGTCAACGAGATCAGCGCAAACCGTGCTGAGATTGTAGCCTATCCTTTCGAGAGTGGCTATGCTGTTACACTCGCTCACCCGCTCAGAAGACTCATTCTTGGATCTTCCATCGGGTATGCACCGATCTCTGTAAAGATTGAAGGTGCTGCACACGAGTTTGACAACATCAGAGGTATGCACGAAGATGTCGCTGTATTTATCATCAACCTCAAGAACATTCGTTTCAAAATCAAAGACGGAAGTGACAGGGTAGAGCTTAAATATAGTTTTTCCGGCTATAAAGAAGTTACGGCACAGGATCTGAACAATGATCAGATCGAAGTAGTGAACGGTGACCTTCCGTTGGCGACTTTAAATGAAGATGCGGAACTGAACTTCACTATGGTCATCGCCAAAGGTATCGGTTATGTACCAAGTGAAGACCTCAGAGATGAAGTTGCGCCAGACAGCATTGCACTGGATGCATTCTTTACGCCGGTAAGAAAAGCAAACTATAAGATCGAGCCTGTACTAGTAGAAGACAATCCAAACTTCGAGAAGATCACTTTTGACATCGAAACAGATGCACAGATAGGTCCAGTTGAAGCATTTACCAATGCATTGGAAGTTATGAATAAACAACTCTCTGTATTTAATGGTGTATTGGATGTGGATATCAGCACAACTTTACCAAAGAGAACGAATGATGACAATGAACTTAAACCATTCCTTGCAGCGGTAGATGCCCTTGGGCTCAGTGCAAGATCATTCAACTCACTTGACAGAGCTGGTATCAAGTTCCTTGGCGAACTGGTATTGATGAGTGAAAATGAGATCAAGAATATCAAGAATCTCGGCAAGAAATCTCTTGACGAGACCAATGAGTGTCTTGTAGAGCACGGATTTGGTCCTGAATTTGAACTCAAAGAGAACACAAGAGCGAATCTTGTCAAAAAATTAGAACAACTTAAAGCATAG
- the rplQ gene encoding 50S ribosomal protein L17, giving the protein MRHKHGYRKLNRTSAHRAALLKNLSIALTKEGKIETTLPKAKELRSYYEKLITKAASGDFNAHRAIFAMLQHKESTNTIVNEIAPKYADRNGGYTRIIKTRMRKGDSAPMAIIELV; this is encoded by the coding sequence ATGAGACATAAGCATGGTTACCGTAAGTTAAACAGAACGTCTGCTCACAGAGCGGCACTTCTCAAGAACCTTTCTATTGCTTTGACAAAAGAAGGTAAAATCGAAACCACTTTGCCAAAAGCAAAAGAACTGAGAAGTTATTATGAGAAGCTGATCACAAAAGCAGCATCTGGTGACTTCAACGCACACAGAGCGATCTTCGCAATGTTGCAGCACAAAGAGTCTACGAACACTATCGTAAATGAAATTGCACCCAAGTATGCAGACCGAAACGGTGGATATACAAGAATCATCAAAACTCGTATGAGAAAAGGCGACTCTGCACCAATGGCGATTATCGAACTCGTATAA
- a CDS encoding ferredoxin-thioredoxin reductase catalytic domain-containing protein, whose product MVQIDMNSDEFQAELEKTWNFVEKVNKQFDFVQNPNEEVNEGVAMGLARNRLIYGKRYCPCFMVIGETKEEQKAADNRICPCKPALEKEIPEDGLCHCGIFCTPEYAEAEKKKHEIEEIVHQHSKGLTKEQAEQLLKEEQLDGDELEALIEARSLGMVDFTLMDVREFMEFQMGHIVGTDVLVPTSQFYAKIEEHVDKKKQPIIVYCHTGSRSFQVQHAMKSLGFEHVSNLRPGIIGYTGEIQKG is encoded by the coding sequence ATGGTACAGATAGATATGAATTCTGATGAATTTCAGGCAGAACTTGAAAAAACATGGAATTTCGTAGAGAAAGTGAACAAACAGTTCGATTTTGTGCAGAACCCCAATGAGGAAGTTAATGAGGGAGTTGCCATGGGCCTTGCCCGCAACAGACTTATCTATGGGAAACGCTACTGTCCCTGTTTTATGGTCATAGGCGAGACGAAAGAGGAGCAAAAAGCAGCAGACAACCGCATCTGCCCCTGCAAACCCGCTTTGGAAAAGGAGATCCCCGAAGACGGCCTCTGCCACTGCGGGATATTCTGCACACCTGAATATGCAGAAGCAGAAAAGAAGAAGCATGAAATAGAAGAGATCGTTCACCAGCACTCCAAAGGTCTCACCAAAGAACAGGCAGAGCAACTCCTGAAGGAAGAGCAGCTTGACGGTGATGAACTGGAGGCCCTTATTGAGGCACGCTCGCTGGGTATGGTAGACTTTACATTGATGGACGTTCGCGAATTCATGGAGTTCCAGATGGGGCACATCGTCGGAACGGATGTATTGGTCCCCACTTCGCAGTTCTACGCCAAGATCGAAGAACACGTTGACAAGAAAAAACAGCCTATTATTGTCTATTGCCATACCGGCAGTAGAAGTTTCCAGGTTCAGCATGCCATGAAATCGCTAGGCTTCGAACACGTCAGCAATCTCAGACCTGGTATCATCGGCTACACCGGAGAGATCCAAAAAGGATAA
- a CDS encoding HvfX family Cu-binding RiPP maturation protein, whose amino-acid sequence MLKNIYPVAKNILSYGQSLSLLLARLAVAYGFYEPAMQKWSDIGAIATWFGSMGIPFPTLNAYMAATTEITGVVLLTLGLFTRLISLPLMVVMIVAITTVHLAHGFSAGDNGFEIPLYYMLFLSIFASFGAGKFSLDHLIFGDEQ is encoded by the coding sequence ATGTTAAAAAACATTTATCCCGTCGCAAAAAATATTTTGAGTTATGGCCAAAGTCTTTCTCTATTACTGGCTAGACTGGCAGTGGCGTACGGATTCTATGAACCGGCCATGCAGAAATGGTCGGATATAGGAGCGATCGCAACATGGTTCGGTTCCATGGGCATTCCTTTTCCTACGCTGAACGCCTATATGGCAGCAACGACAGAGATCACGGGAGTCGTATTGTTAACACTGGGTCTTTTTACCCGTCTTATCTCACTCCCTCTTATGGTTGTCATGATCGTTGCGATAACGACCGTACATTTGGCACACGGATTCTCGGCAGGAGACAACGGCTTTGAAATACCATTGTATTATATGCTGTTCCTCTCGATATTTGCTTCATTTGGAGCCGGAAAATTCAGTTTGGATCACCTTATATTTGGTGACGAACAATAA
- a CDS encoding gluconate 2-dehydrogenase subunit 3 family protein, with protein MQRRNFLILGSVLGLSSALNAKRPDRFTQEFNKVEATIASVQEHMFPEGSELPSAREMNATQFLFETVSHRTYDRDIRAFVIEGAKELQIREKGKFASMNTKEKEKALRDYEESSYGSNWLSRIMTLTMEGIFGDPIYGSNIKESGWKALHAFGGQPRPKSRYIEL; from the coding sequence ATGCAACGAAGAAATTTTTTGATACTGGGTTCGGTACTTGGCCTCTCTTCCGCACTGAACGCAAAAAGGCCCGACCGGTTCACACAGGAATTCAACAAGGTGGAAGCGACTATAGCGTCCGTGCAGGAACACATGTTCCCCGAAGGCAGTGAACTCCCTTCTGCCAGGGAAATGAATGCAACACAGTTTCTTTTTGAAACCGTTTCACACAGGACCTATGACAGGGATATCAGGGCCTTTGTCATCGAAGGGGCCAAAGAACTGCAAATAAGGGAAAAAGGGAAGTTCGCCTCAATGAATACAAAAGAAAAAGAGAAAGCACTGCGCGATTATGAGGAGAGCAGTTATGGAAGCAACTGGCTTTCGCGTATCATGACGCTCACAATGGAAGGTATATTCGGCGATCCTATCTACGGATCCAATATAAAAGAATCCGGATGGAAGGCACTACATGCATTTGGCGGACAGCCGAGGCCCAAAAGCAGGTATATAGAACTATGA
- a CDS encoding GMC family oxidoreductase, protein MKEQTFDVVIVGSGASGGAVAYTLCKAGYKVAVLEKGRLINRDEFSKDEIAYVRRDIVTPNLFDEYHTIEEKVDEEWVATPTYESGWSFWNGNIVGGSSNLMSGMLHRMHPDDFRLKSKYGAIEGANVVDWPISYEELEPYYAKAEEIIGISGHFTPHPFEPPRSTKNFTQPPTKENAVVKLLDKSCDKLNIKSLVTPRAVLSKDKEDRNACYYSNFCGSYGCSSGAKGSSREALLKPALATGNLTLMSNTYVKRLHAGKKDEVEYAIVIDTITGKERRIAARIFVVAAQAHESARLLLNSANEHHPNGLANSSGELGKNLIFSAGGSGQGELHKDSLKEIGFDELMQTGYFVNRSILDWYFVDHWWDGKFKGGSVEFMFEHQNIISRARKNNEEDGKMVWGKALGEKLVKRFTQSKSIRFEVFNDWLPNDNCFVSLDPTHKDKYGMPVGKLRIEGHPQDLKVGRYIAKKCEKVLEEMGAKNIYSSVSAAPPQNLVAGGCRFGKDPKTSVLNLECRAHDITNLYVADASFMPTGGSVPYTWTIYANAFRVADYIIRSLKTV, encoded by the coding sequence ATGAAAGAACAGACATTCGATGTCGTCATCGTAGGTTCAGGTGCCAGCGGCGGAGCAGTGGCCTATACGCTTTGCAAAGCCGGGTACAAGGTCGCTGTACTGGAAAAAGGAAGACTTATCAACAGGGATGAGTTCTCCAAAGATGAGATCGCCTATGTACGCAGAGATATCGTCACGCCAAATCTCTTTGACGAATACCATACCATAGAAGAGAAAGTGGATGAGGAATGGGTGGCTACCCCTACCTACGAGTCGGGATGGAGCTTTTGGAACGGGAACATCGTAGGCGGATCATCCAATCTGATGAGCGGCATGCTGCACCGTATGCATCCTGATGATTTCCGTCTCAAAAGCAAATACGGAGCTATAGAAGGTGCCAATGTCGTTGACTGGCCCATCTCCTATGAGGAACTTGAGCCCTATTATGCCAAAGCCGAAGAGATCATCGGTATTTCGGGACACTTTACGCCCCACCCTTTTGAACCGCCGCGCAGCACAAAAAACTTCACCCAGCCTCCCACCAAGGAGAATGCTGTGGTAAAACTGCTGGACAAAAGCTGTGATAAACTGAATATCAAGTCACTGGTAACACCCCGTGCGGTTCTTTCTAAAGACAAAGAGGATAGAAACGCCTGCTACTACTCCAACTTCTGCGGCAGCTACGGATGCTCTTCTGGTGCGAAGGGAAGCTCCCGTGAAGCCCTGCTGAAACCGGCACTGGCCACAGGAAACCTCACTTTGATGAGCAATACCTATGTCAAGAGACTGCATGCAGGTAAAAAAGACGAAGTGGAGTATGCCATCGTCATCGATACGATCACAGGCAAAGAGCGCAGAATAGCGGCTAGAATCTTTGTGGTCGCGGCACAAGCACACGAGAGTGCTCGCCTTCTTCTCAACTCTGCCAACGAGCATCACCCTAACGGCCTGGCTAACAGCAGTGGAGAACTTGGAAAGAACCTGATCTTTTCAGCCGGCGGGTCAGGCCAGGGAGAACTGCACAAGGATTCACTCAAAGAGATAGGTTTTGATGAGCTGATGCAGACAGGATACTTTGTCAATCGATCCATACTCGACTGGTATTTTGTGGACCACTGGTGGGACGGAAAATTCAAAGGAGGCTCCGTGGAATTCATGTTCGAACACCAGAATATCATCTCACGTGCCAGAAAGAACAATGAAGAGGACGGTAAAATGGTCTGGGGGAAGGCACTAGGAGAGAAGCTGGTCAAACGCTTCACCCAGAGCAAAAGCATCCGTTTTGAGGTATTTAACGACTGGCTACCCAACGACAACTGTTTCGTTTCACTGGATCCGACCCATAAAGACAAATATGGCATGCCGGTAGGAAAACTACGTATAGAGGGACATCCTCAGGATCTGAAAGTAGGCAGATACATTGCCAAGAAATGTGAAAAGGTCCTCGAAGAGATGGGAGCGAAGAATATCTATTCCTCCGTTTCGGCAGCACCGCCACAAAATCTGGTTGCAGGTGGCTGCCGGTTCGGGAAGGACCCGAAAACATCCGTCCTGAACCTGGAATGCCGGGCCCATGACATCACGAATCTGTATGTTGCGGATGCCTCCTTTATGCCGACAGGAGGCTCCGTTCCATACACCTGGACCATCTATGCCAATGCTTTTAGGGTGGCTGATTATATTATTCGTTCATTAAAAACAGTATAA
- a CDS encoding C40 family peptidase: MLTLGTASLSATTKTLTHKIKKGDTLYSIAHKNHITVTKLRKVNHLKKSVVLKVGKTIKVPTISKSKKKPVTLAKKSKKHSIKTSKAKKRHTEKKLAQALKGIKSQKISKVKKSNKFALSDILFSTHGSSIKGKKLISIAKKKLGRRYVWGATGQKNTFDCSGLTSYVCKKNGIKIPRRAIEQSKYGKYVSRKNLKPGDLIFFDTSKHRKGYVNHVGIYIGNNKFIHASSAKKKVIITSLNKPFYSQRFKLARRVAS; the protein is encoded by the coding sequence ATGTTGACTTTAGGTACAGCGTCGTTAAGCGCTACAACAAAAACGCTGACACATAAGATCAAAAAGGGTGACACCCTTTATTCGATCGCACATAAAAATCATATTACGGTCACAAAGCTCAGGAAGGTCAACCATCTCAAAAAAAGTGTTGTTCTCAAAGTAGGTAAAACAATTAAAGTACCGACAATTTCCAAATCAAAGAAAAAACCTGTTACGCTTGCCAAGAAGAGCAAAAAACACTCCATAAAGACCAGCAAAGCGAAAAAACGGCATACTGAAAAAAAATTGGCTCAGGCACTCAAAGGTATCAAGTCCCAAAAAATATCTAAAGTTAAAAAATCCAATAAATTCGCACTTTCCGATATACTTTTCAGCACGCATGGCTCAAGCATCAAAGGCAAAAAACTTATCTCAATCGCCAAAAAGAAACTGGGAAGAAGGTATGTGTGGGGTGCAACAGGACAGAAAAACACCTTCGACTGTTCCGGACTTACCTCTTATGTCTGCAAGAAAAACGGCATCAAGATACCGCGTAGGGCCATTGAACAGTCTAAGTATGGTAAATACGTAAGCAGAAAGAACCTCAAGCCGGGTGATCTCATCTTCTTCGATACTTCCAAGCACAGAAAAGGATATGTGAACCATGTGGGTATCTACATTGGCAATAACAAATTCATCCATGCAAGCTCTGCGAAGAAAAAAGTCATTATCACCAGCCTTAACAAGCCGTTCTACAGCCAACGCTTCAAGCTGGCACGAAGAGTAGCATCTTAA